The Pirellulimonas nuda genome includes a region encoding these proteins:
- the bcp gene encoding thioredoxin-dependent thiol peroxidase → MGEWVEEGDRAPAFTMTADDGSKVRLGDLKGGPVVLYFYPKDDTPGCTRQACAFRDQSEALKKLGAKVLGVSPDDAASHAKFRDKYSLNFPLLVDLDHKAAEKYGAWREKNMYGKKSMGIQRSTFLIDSQGKVAKLWKRVSVDGHDEKVLEALKELP, encoded by the coding sequence ATGGGCGAGTGGGTAGAAGAGGGCGATCGCGCCCCGGCTTTCACCATGACCGCAGACGACGGGTCGAAGGTTCGCCTGGGCGACCTCAAAGGCGGCCCGGTCGTGCTTTATTTCTATCCCAAGGACGACACCCCGGGCTGCACCCGCCAGGCCTGCGCGTTCCGCGACCAGAGCGAAGCGCTGAAGAAGCTGGGCGCCAAAGTGCTGGGCGTGAGCCCCGACGACGCCGCCAGCCACGCCAAATTCCGCGACAAATACAGCCTCAACTTCCCGCTGCTGGTCGACCTCGACCACAAAGCCGCCGAAAAATACGGCGCCTGGCGGGAAAAGAACATGTACGGCAAGAAGTCGATGGGGATCCAACGCAGCACGTTCTTGATCGATTCCCAGGGCAAGGTCGCCAAGCTCTGGAAACGCGTTAGCGTCGATGGGCACGACGAAAAGGTGCTCGAGGCCCTGAAAGAATTGCCCTGA
- the rsfS gene encoding ribosome silencing factor yields the protein MSELMMEPPIAAPLTVSQESAERSLQLALSAARTAEDNRGEDVVILDMREITPVFDYFVIATGNSRRQLHAISEEIDHTLEDDLGDRRMGIEGYSESRWILLDYGNVVVHMFDEETRAFYSLEELWADAPKVPLPWHEAS from the coding sequence ATGTCCGAACTCATGATGGAGCCGCCCATCGCCGCCCCGCTTACCGTTTCGCAAGAATCTGCCGAGAGGAGCCTGCAATTGGCCCTCTCCGCCGCCCGCACCGCGGAAGACAACCGTGGTGAGGACGTGGTCATCCTCGACATGCGAGAGATCACGCCGGTCTTCGACTACTTCGTGATCGCTACCGGCAACAGCCGCCGGCAATTGCACGCGATCAGCGAGGAGATCGACCACACCCTGGAAGACGACCTGGGTGACCGCCGGATGGGGATCGAAGGCTACTCCGAAAGCCGCTGGATCCTGCTGGACTACGGCAACGTGGTGGTGCACATGTTCGACGAAGAGACCCGCGCCTTCTACTCGCTAGAAGAGCTGTGGGCCGACGCGCCGAAGGTGCCGCTGCCGTGGCACGAAGCGTCGTAG
- the argS gene encoding arginine--tRNA ligase, with amino-acid sequence MNVLSELRGRFAAALAGLTDDPTDLLALVLPSQGPKFGDYQANCAMPLAKRIGRPPREVAEEIISKVDVGDLCEAPEVAGPGFVNLRLRDDWVAAQTQRLLADERLGVVPTEAPRTLVIDFSSPNVAKPMHVGHIRSTVIGDALVRVLRELGHTAISDNHIGDWGTQFGMILYGVKHLADADRLAARPVDELGRLYKLVSRLAGYQEAKRALPDAQRAAERAKQRVDALSSRTMPLNKDEQKKEAKAARDAEQQYAAQRETLEGLQKRIEGVEAEPELQKLADAHPKIGKRALEETAKLHSGDAENVALWKQYLPACLEELNATYGRLNVTFDHTLGESFYHDALAGVVDDLKAKGIATQSDGAVCVFIDGQDAPMIVQKQDGAFLYATTDLATIQHRLKTWQPDAIVYVVDHRQSLHFEQLFAAARKWGVDDVELTHVAFGTVLDEDGKPYKTRSGSAVGLMGLLDEAVERARAIADQSPALETDDQRAAAAERIGIGAIKYADLAHNRTSDYVFSYDKMLAMQGNTAAYLQYSYARVRGIFDRGGVDPAALRKQSPAILLGHPAERALAMALLRFPEALERVAADYRPNHLTSYLFELASRYSEFFEHCPVLKADDPASRDSRLALCDLTARVLQRGLGLLGIQAVERM; translated from the coding sequence ATGAATGTTCTCTCTGAACTGCGCGGCCGGTTTGCCGCGGCGCTCGCCGGCCTGACGGACGACCCCACCGATCTGCTTGCCCTGGTGCTCCCTAGCCAGGGGCCCAAGTTCGGCGACTACCAGGCCAATTGCGCCATGCCGCTGGCGAAGCGGATCGGCCGCCCGCCGCGCGAGGTGGCCGAGGAGATCATCTCCAAGGTGGATGTAGGGGACCTGTGCGAGGCGCCCGAAGTCGCCGGGCCCGGGTTCGTGAACCTGCGGCTACGCGACGACTGGGTAGCGGCGCAGACCCAGCGCCTGCTGGCCGACGAGCGCCTTGGGGTGGTTCCCACCGAGGCGCCGCGGACGCTGGTGATCGACTTCTCGTCTCCCAACGTCGCCAAGCCGATGCACGTGGGGCACATCCGCTCGACGGTGATCGGCGACGCCCTGGTGCGGGTGCTGCGAGAGCTGGGCCACACGGCCATCAGCGACAACCACATCGGCGACTGGGGGACCCAGTTCGGCATGATCTTGTATGGCGTGAAGCACCTAGCGGACGCCGATCGGCTGGCCGCGCGGCCGGTAGACGAGCTCGGCCGGCTCTACAAGCTGGTCAGCCGGCTGGCCGGCTACCAGGAGGCGAAGCGCGCGCTGCCGGACGCCCAGCGGGCCGCCGAGCGCGCCAAGCAGCGGGTCGACGCCCTCTCGAGCCGCACGATGCCCCTCAACAAGGACGAGCAGAAGAAAGAAGCCAAGGCCGCGCGCGACGCGGAGCAGCAGTACGCTGCGCAGCGCGAGACACTCGAGGGGCTGCAGAAGCGCATCGAGGGGGTCGAGGCAGAGCCCGAACTCCAGAAGCTGGCCGACGCCCACCCCAAGATCGGCAAGCGTGCGCTCGAAGAAACCGCCAAGCTCCACTCCGGCGACGCCGAGAACGTGGCGCTCTGGAAGCAGTACCTGCCGGCGTGCCTGGAAGAGCTGAACGCTACCTACGGCCGGCTGAACGTGACGTTCGACCACACGCTGGGCGAGAGCTTCTACCACGACGCGTTGGCCGGCGTGGTAGACGACCTCAAAGCCAAGGGGATCGCCACCCAGAGCGACGGCGCCGTGTGCGTGTTCATCGACGGGCAGGACGCGCCGATGATCGTGCAGAAGCAGGACGGCGCCTTCCTGTACGCCACCACCGACCTGGCGACCATCCAGCACCGGCTGAAGACCTGGCAGCCCGACGCGATCGTGTACGTGGTGGATCACCGCCAGTCGCTGCACTTCGAGCAGTTGTTCGCCGCGGCCCGCAAATGGGGCGTCGACGACGTCGAGCTGACGCACGTGGCGTTCGGCACCGTGCTGGACGAAGACGGCAAGCCCTACAAGACGCGCAGCGGGTCGGCCGTGGGGCTGATGGGGCTGCTGGACGAGGCGGTAGAGCGGGCCCGCGCGATCGCGGACCAGAGCCCGGCGCTAGAAACAGACGACCAGCGCGCCGCGGCGGCCGAGCGTATCGGCATCGGCGCCATCAAGTACGCCGACCTGGCCCACAACCGCACCAGCGACTACGTGTTCAGCTACGACAAGATGCTCGCCATGCAGGGCAACACGGCCGCGTACCTGCAGTACAGCTACGCCCGCGTGCGCGGCATCTTCGACCGCGGCGGGGTCGACCCGGCAGCGCTCCGGAAGCAGTCGCCCGCGATCCTGCTCGGACACCCGGCCGAGCGCGCCCTCGCGATGGCGCTGCTGCGTTTCCCGGAGGCGCTGGAGCGCGTGGCGGCCGACTACCGCCCCAATCACCTCACGTCGTACCTGTTCGAGCTGGCGAGCCGGTACTCGGAGTTCTTCGAGCACTGCCCGGTGCTCAAGGCAGACGACCCGGCGAGCCGCGACAGCCGCTTGGCGCTGTGCGACCTCACGGCCCGGGTGCTCCAGCGCGGTCTGGGGCTGCTGGGGATCCAGGCGGTGGAGCGGATGTGA
- a CDS encoding DUF4405 domain-containing protein encodes MTRTWLNFCVDALAAVEFAFLASTGLLIHALLPAGSGHWLTLWGLDRHAWGALHFWVAMAMLATVGVHLALHWKWVVCVVGGKPKDHRRLRLGIASALAVAVLLALATPFTATIRSQAPGDVEVADRGAVRADHEAGDAPLLSGRTTLGELQAATGVTPAMLAQELGVNGVLEPSDRIGPLRQHLGMEMTELRAAIERAESLRGGANPEQSEPGDTERGD; translated from the coding sequence ATGACACGTACCTGGCTCAACTTTTGTGTCGACGCGCTAGCCGCCGTGGAGTTTGCGTTTCTCGCCTCGACCGGCCTGCTGATCCACGCCTTGCTGCCGGCCGGATCTGGGCACTGGCTCACGCTCTGGGGGCTCGACCGCCACGCCTGGGGCGCCCTGCACTTTTGGGTCGCGATGGCGATGCTGGCGACTGTAGGGGTGCACCTGGCGCTGCACTGGAAGTGGGTCGTCTGCGTCGTCGGGGGCAAACCTAAGGACCACCGGCGGCTGCGGCTTGGGATCGCGTCGGCACTCGCCGTGGCGGTCCTGCTGGCGCTCGCGACGCCGTTCACCGCCACGATCCGCTCGCAAGCGCCCGGCGATGTCGAGGTCGCCGATCGGGGCGCAGTCAGAGCCGACCACGAGGCGGGCGACGCTCCGCTGCTCAGCGGGCGGACGACGCTCGGCGAACTGCAGGCCGCGACCGGCGTCACCCCCGCGATGCTCGCGCAAGAACTCGGCGTGAACGGCGTGCTCGAGCCATCGGACCGGATCGGCCCGCTGCGGCAGCACCTGGGGATGGAGATGACCGAGCTCCGCGCTGCGATCGAGCGAGCCGAGTCATTGCGGGGGGGCGCCAATCCGGAGCAATCGGAGCCGGGTGACACGGAGCGGGGCGACTAG